A single genomic interval of Fusarium verticillioides 7600 chromosome 8, whole genome shotgun sequence harbors:
- a CDS encoding phosphatidylserine decarboxylase yields the protein MVHQHGDHHKIPAKHRIHKPGAWLPADHRVHREYMRRVTKHADENPKELTPVLQEFKDFIEKTPRVYMYFIQMFEEIPQKHPYENDPTGTPQLRDYEHMLQVLNHIFSTAPEWTDAAESVGMVGVPLCAIFDYPMGTPSGYAAFLDPDVNRMLKKVLNHWGKFLMTPESAKVLGDHKQGWFGPVGLNDLVEVANKPNKTNFKFEEVFECDPSAKYYGFKSWDDFFTRKVRDSARPVASPDDDLVIANCCESRVYNIERDVKLRDRFFAKGQPYSILDMLAHDPLAEKFAGGTIYQAFLSALSYHRWHTPVSGKVVRAFVQDGTYFSEPLFEGVGEPGSTEISSAGLSQSQGYLSALATRAIILIEADEPAIGLIAFVGIGMDEVSTCEITVKEGQHVKKGQETGMFHFGGSTHCVIFRKGVKVEGFPEVGREENVPVRSQLAVVKK from the exons ATGGTTCATCAGCACGGAGATCATCATAAAATCCCCGCCAAGCACCGGATTCACAA ACCCGGAGCATGGCTTCCCGCCGACCATCGCGTGCACAGAGAGTACATGCGCCGCGTCACAAAACACGCTGATGAGAACCCCAAAGAGCTCACCCCCGTTCTCCAAGAGTTCAAGGACTTTATCGAGAAGACGCCCCGCGTGTACATGTACTTCATCCAGATGTTTGAGGAGATCCCCCAGAAGCATCCCTACGAGAATGACCCCACTGGGACACCTCAGTTAAGAGACTATGAGCATATGCTGCAGGTGCTCAATCACATCTTTAGCACGGCGCCAGAGTGGACGGATGCGGCGGAGAGCGTGGGCATGGTAGGCGTGCCGCTTTGTGCCATCTTTGACTATCCTATGGGAACGCCCAG TGGTTATGCGGCGTTTCTCGACCCTGATGTGAATCGGATGCTGAAGAAAGTTCTCAACCACTGGGGCAAGTTTCTTATG ACGCCTGAATCTGCCAAGGTCCTGGGAGATCACAAGCAAGGTTGGTTTGGCCCAGTAGGCCTGAATGACCTCGTCGAGGTCGCCAACAAGCCCAATAAGACGAACTTTAAGTTTGAGGAGGTTTTTGAGTGTGATCCCTCAGCCAAATACTACGGCTTCAAGTCCTGGGATG ACTTCTTCACTCGCAAGGTTCGCGACAGCGCTCGTCCCGTTGCTTCACCAGATGACgacctcgtcatcgccaactgCTGCGAATCACGCGTCTATAACATCGAACGCGACGTGAAACTCCGCGACCGTTTCTTTGCCAAGGGCCAGCCTTACTCTATCCTCGATATGCTGGCTCATGATCCTCTCGCTGAGAAGTTCGCCGGCGGAACCATCTATCAAGCCTTCCTGTCCGCTCTCTCCTATCACCGCTGGCACACTCCCGTATCGGGTAAGGTAGTACGTGCCTTTGTCCAAGACGGTACGTATTTCAGCGAGCCTCTATTCGAAGGTGTAGGCGAGCCTGGATCGACGGAGATCTCGTCAGCGGGATTATCGCAGAGTCAGGGATATCTGAGCGCATTGGCGACGAGGGCTATCATTctgattgaggctgatgagccGGCAATTGGACTCATTGCGTTCGTTGGTATTGGCATGGATGAGGTTAGTACATGTGAGATCACTGTAAAGGAGGGACAGCACGTCAAGAAGGGACAGGAGACGGGCATGTTCCATTTTGGAGGCTCGACGCATTGTGTTATCTTCCGCAAGGGcgtcaaggttgagggaTTCCCCGAGGTTGGCAGGGAGGAGAACGTGCCAGTTCGAAGCCAGCTGGCTGTTGTGAAGAAGTAA
- a CDS encoding glutathione S-transferase, with protein sequence MTSRITQLGKQLFTMAQKTKTDITLYTTNTPNGIKPSILLEELNLEYKVYPIKMTENEQKEEWFLKINPNGRIPALTDTLDGKQIRVFESGAMLQYLVDRYDKDHKLSFPHGSAEHWEMTSWLMWQMGGLGPMQGQANHFKRYAPEKIEYGINRYTNETRRLYRTLDTHLAQTESGYIVGDKVTIADISIWGWVSSAKWAGVDLSEFPNLEKWLYKLLERPGFEAGRHVPTRHTAFELAKLSEEELEAKASASKAWVQAGMKDDAKK encoded by the exons ATGACATCGCGCATCACCCAATTGGGAAAACAactcttcacaatggctcaaaagaccaagaccgacATCACCCTCTACACCACCAACACGCCCAATGGTATCAAACCCTCGATCCTGCTCGAGGAACTCAACCTCGAGTACAAG GTGTATCCTATCAAGATGACCGAGAAtgagcagaaggaggagtggttcctcaagatcaaccccaACGGTCGCATCCCTGCTCTCACTGATACTCTCGACGGCAAGCAGATCCGCGTTTTTGAGAGTGGTGCTATGCTGCAGTACCTCGTTGATCGCTACGATAAAGATCACAAGCTTTCGTTCCCTCACGGGTCTGCTGAGCATTGGGAGATGACCAGCTGG CTCATGTGGCAGATGGGTGGCCTCGGACCCATGCAGGGTCAAGCCAACCACTTCAAGC GCTACGCTCCCGAGAAAATCGAGTACGGCATCAACCGCTACACTAACGAGACACGCCGTCTCTACCGCACTCTCGACACTCACCTCGCCCAGACAGAATCCGGCTACATCGTCGGCGACAAGGTGACCATTGCCGATATTTCCATCTGGGGCTGGGTCTCCAGCGCAA AATgggctggtgttgatctcTCCGAGTTCCCCAACCTCGAGAAGTGGCTCtacaagctcctcgagcgTCCTGGTTTCGAAGCCGGCCGTCATGTTCCTACGCGCCACACCGCGTTCGAGCTGGCCAAGCTGAGTgaggaggaacttgaggcCAAGGCTAGTGCGTCCAAGGCTTGGGTCCAGGCTGGTATGAAGGACGATGCGAAGAAATAA
- a CDS encoding glutathione S-transferase, whose protein sequence is MTSRITQLGKQLFTMAQKTKTDITLYTTNTPNGIKPSILLEELNLEYKVYPIKMTENEQKEEWFLKINPNGRIPALTDTLDGKQIRVFESGAMLQYLVDRYDKDHKLSFPHGSAEHWEMTSWLMWQMGGLGPMQGQANHFKRYAPEKIEYGINRYTNETRRLYRTLDTHLAQTESGYIVGDKVTIADISIWGWVSSAIPQPREVALQAPRASWFRSRPSCSYAPHRVRAGQAE, encoded by the exons ATGACATCGCGCATCACCCAATTGGGAAAACAactcttcacaatggctcaaaagaccaagaccgacATCACCCTCTACACCACCAACACGCCCAATGGTATCAAACCCTCGATCCTGCTCGAGGAACTCAACCTCGAGTACAAG GTGTATCCTATCAAGATGACCGAGAAtgagcagaaggaggagtggttcctcaagatcaaccccaACGGTCGCATCCCTGCTCTCACTGATACTCTCGACGGCAAGCAGATCCGCGTTTTTGAGAGTGGTGCTATGCTGCAGTACCTCGTTGATCGCTACGATAAAGATCACAAGCTTTCGTTCCCTCACGGGTCTGCTGAGCATTGGGAGATGACCAGCTGG CTCATGTGGCAGATGGGTGGCCTCGGACCCATGCAGGGTCAAGCCAACCACTTCAAGC GCTACGCTCCCGAGAAAATCGAGTACGGCATCAACCGCTACACTAACGAGACACGCCGTCTCTACCGCACTCTCGACACTCACCTCGCCCAGACAGAATCCGGCTACATCGTCGGCGACAAGGTGACCATTGCCGATATTTCCATCTGGGGCTGGGTCTCCAGCGCAA TTCCCCAACCTCGAGAAGTGGCTCtacaagctcctcgagcgTCCTGGTTTCGAAGCCGGCCGTCATGTTCCTACGCGCCACACCGCGTTCGAGCTGGCCAAGCTGAGTga
- a CDS encoding glutathione S-transferase: MTSRITQLGKQLFTMAQKTKTDITLYTTNTPNGIKPSILLEELNLEYKVYPIKMTENEQKEEWFLKINPNGRIPALTDTLDGKQIRVFESGAMLQYLVDRYDKDHKLSFPHGSAEHWEMTSWLMWQMGGLGPMQGQANHFKRYAPEKIEYGINRYTNETRRLYRTLDTHLAQTESGYIVGDKVTIADISIWGWVSSASKSSLSSCVTTTVS, from the exons ATGACATCGCGCATCACCCAATTGGGAAAACAactcttcacaatggctcaaaagaccaagaccgacATCACCCTCTACACCACCAACACGCCCAATGGTATCAAACCCTCGATCCTGCTCGAGGAACTCAACCTCGAGTACAAG GTGTATCCTATCAAGATGACCGAGAAtgagcagaaggaggagtggttcctcaagatcaaccccaACGGTCGCATCCCTGCTCTCACTGATACTCTCGACGGCAAGCAGATCCGCGTTTTTGAGAGTGGTGCTATGCTGCAGTACCTCGTTGATCGCTACGATAAAGATCACAAGCTTTCGTTCCCTCACGGGTCTGCTGAGCATTGGGAGATGACCAGCTGG CTCATGTGGCAGATGGGTGGCCTCGGACCCATGCAGGGTCAAGCCAACCACTTCAAGC GCTACGCTCCCGAGAAAATCGAGTACGGCATCAACCGCTACACTAACGAGACACGCCGTCTCTACCGCACTCTCGACACTCACCTCGCCCAGACAGAATCCGGCTACATCGTCGGCGACAAGGTGACCATTGCCGATATTTCCATCTGGGGCTGGGTCTCCAGCGCAAGTAAgtcttccctctcctcatGCGTCACCACCACCGTTTCCTGA
- a CDS encoding cysteine synthase A, which yields MASPNPLNVYKGQDSIQKYFDPESAPPLPLVEIPDSLNPYRQDGVRIYAKMMTMHPANNVKAMPALNLLQNCVVPGKTKAVVEYSSGSTVLSMSLISRAIHGVDDVRAFLSNKTSSTKLRLMQFFGIDITLFGGPSQPEPLDERGGIRAAQRLAQESDATIINPNQYENDLNWNAHVKWTGPQIYKQLPEINVICAGMGTSGTMTGLGTYFKDAKPTVYRLGVCTAPGDRVPGPRSFALMAPVQFPWKRAVDHIEEVDSHNSFSLSLDLCRNGIVCGPSSGFNLKGLYQLIEKRKAEGTLSELAGPDGNINCVFLCCDLPYQYINEYFDKLGESYFPSIKNGDLLAVDLYRYDEKWERSASEALDAFFDVDRGALLDMVLADPKIGSANAVDLQSILKSKQDTTIIDIRQPDDFSMFHLPSAVNMPFVQSGTPSPFSNAKLLESLWKNLEGAFKTPGAELQSLLSGRRILLTCYDGDSARVATSVLRAKGYEADSIRGGFQALNKMRQSSNQTPVAGSRESSPWVDLSQEALSVGASQSTRVSL from the exons ATGGCCAGCCCCAACCCCCTCAACGTGTACAAGGGACAAGACTCGATTCAGAAGTACTTCGATCCGGAATCAGCACCGCCGCTACCGCTTGTTGAGATTCCAGATTCGCTTAATCCGTATCGTCAAGATGGAGTGCGTATATACGCTAAGATGATGACTATGCATCCTGCGAACAATGTCAAAGCGATGCCGG CCCTGAACCTTCTTCAAAATTGTGTCGTACCAGGAAAGACAAAGGCAGTCGTTGAGTACAGCTCTGGATCGACTGTCCTGTCCATGTCCTTGATTTCACGAGCTATTCATGGTGTCGATGACGTTCGAGCGTTCTTGAGtaacaagacaagctcaactAAGCTTAGGCTCATGCAGTTCTTTGGTATTGACAT TACGCTATTTGGTGGCCCATCCCAACCAGAGCCTCTCGACGAACGCGGTGGTATCAGAGCAGCCCAGAGACTTGCACAAGAGTCAGATGCAACTATCATCAACCCGAACCAATATGAGAACGATCTT AACTGGAATGCCCATGTCAAATGGACGGGCCCGCAGATCTATAAGCAGTTACCAGAAATCAACGTCATCTGTGCTGGCATGGGAACCTCCG GTACAATGACTGGACTTGGCACATACTTCAAAGATGCAAAGCCTACAGTATATCGGCTTGG TGTTTGCACAGCACCCGGTGACCGAGTCCCTGGCCCTCGATCCTTCGCTCTTATGGCCCCCGTCCAGTTCCCCTGGAAGCGGGCAGTCGATCACATCGAAGAAGTCGACTCGCACAACTCTTTCTCCCTGTCGTTGGATCTCTGTCGAAACGGTATCGTCTGTGGACCCTCCTCAGGTTTCAACCTCAAGGGTCTGTATCAGCTTATAGAAAAGCGCAAGGCTGAAGGTACTCTGTCAGAACTGGCTGGACCAGATGGAAATATTAACTGTGTGTTCTTGTGCTGTGACCTGCCTTACCAGTACATCAACGAGTactttgacaagcttggAGAGAGCTATTTCCCCTCTATCAAGAATGGG GACCTGCTGGCGGTTGACTTGTATCGATATGATGAGAAGTGGGAGAGATCAGCATCCGAGGCTCTCGATGCATTCTTCGATGTCGACCGAGGAGCGCTTCTCGACATGGTTCTTGCCGACCCCAAGATTGGATCTGCCAACGCCGTCGACTTACAGAGCATCTTAAAGTCTAAGCAGGACACTACGATAATCGATATACGCCAGCCTGATGATTTCAGCATGTTCCATCTACCAAGCGCTGTCAATATGCCTTTCGTCCAAAGCGGTACTCCAAGCCCATTCTCCAATGCCAAGCTGCTGGAATCGCTATGGAAGAACCTCGAAGGGGCTTTCAAGACTCCCGGAGCAGAGCTACAGTCTCTTCTCAGCGGAAGAAGAATTCTTCTCACATGCTACGATGGCGATAGTGCTCGAGTTGCAACTAGTGTCCTGAGAGCCAAGGGATACGAGGCAGATAGTATCAGAGGTGGATTCCAAGCGCTGAACAAAATGAGACAAAGCTCAAATCAAACGCCAGTGGCTGGATCTCGGGAATCGTCGCCTTGGGTGGATTTGAGTCAGGAGGCGCTGAGTGTCGGGGCATCGCAGTCTACTCGCGTTTCGCTATAG
- a CDS encoding cysteine synthase A has translation MSKRCRVRSLIVDFVCLVDRMIALNLLQNCVVPGKTKAVVEYSSGSTVLSMSLISRAIHGVDDVRAFLSNKTSSTKLRLMQFFGIDITLFGGPSQPEPLDERGGIRAAQRLAQESDATIINPNQYENDLNWNAHVKWTGPQIYKQLPEINVICAGMGTSGTMTGLGTYFKDAKPTVYRLGVCTAPGDRVPGPRSFALMAPVQFPWKRAVDHIEEVDSHNSFSLSLDLCRNGIVCGPSSGFNLKGLYQLIEKRKAEGTLSELAGPDGNINCVFLCCDLPYQYINEYFDKLGESYFPSIKNGDLLAVDLYRYDEKWERSASEALDAFFDVDRGALLDMVLADPKIGSANAVDLQSILKSKQDTTIIDIRQPDDFSMFHLPSAVNMPFVQSGTPSPFSNAKLLESLWKNLEGAFKTPGAELQSLLSGRRILLTCYDGDSARVATSVLRAKGYEADSIRGGFQALNKMRQSSNQTPVAGSRESSPWVDLSQEALSVGASQSTRVSL, from the exons ATGTCAAAGCGATGCCGGGTACGTAGCCTCATTGTGGATTTCGTGTGCTTGGTTGACCGGATGATAGCCCTGAACCTTCTTCAAAATTGTGTCGTACCAGGAAAGACAAAGGCAGTCGTTGAGTACAGCTCTGGATCGACTGTCCTGTCCATGTCCTTGATTTCACGAGCTATTCATGGTGTCGATGACGTTCGAGCGTTCTTGAGtaacaagacaagctcaactAAGCTTAGGCTCATGCAGTTCTTTGGTATTGACAT TACGCTATTTGGTGGCCCATCCCAACCAGAGCCTCTCGACGAACGCGGTGGTATCAGAGCAGCCCAGAGACTTGCACAAGAGTCAGATGCAACTATCATCAACCCGAACCAATATGAGAACGATCTT AACTGGAATGCCCATGTCAAATGGACGGGCCCGCAGATCTATAAGCAGTTACCAGAAATCAACGTCATCTGTGCTGGCATGGGAACCTCCG GTACAATGACTGGACTTGGCACATACTTCAAAGATGCAAAGCCTACAGTATATCGGCTTGG TGTTTGCACAGCACCCGGTGACCGAGTCCCTGGCCCTCGATCCTTCGCTCTTATGGCCCCCGTCCAGTTCCCCTGGAAGCGGGCAGTCGATCACATCGAAGAAGTCGACTCGCACAACTCTTTCTCCCTGTCGTTGGATCTCTGTCGAAACGGTATCGTCTGTGGACCCTCCTCAGGTTTCAACCTCAAGGGTCTGTATCAGCTTATAGAAAAGCGCAAGGCTGAAGGTACTCTGTCAGAACTGGCTGGACCAGATGGAAATATTAACTGTGTGTTCTTGTGCTGTGACCTGCCTTACCAGTACATCAACGAGTactttgacaagcttggAGAGAGCTATTTCCCCTCTATCAAGAATGGG GACCTGCTGGCGGTTGACTTGTATCGATATGATGAGAAGTGGGAGAGATCAGCATCCGAGGCTCTCGATGCATTCTTCGATGTCGACCGAGGAGCGCTTCTCGACATGGTTCTTGCCGACCCCAAGATTGGATCTGCCAACGCCGTCGACTTACAGAGCATCTTAAAGTCTAAGCAGGACACTACGATAATCGATATACGCCAGCCTGATGATTTCAGCATGTTCCATCTACCAAGCGCTGTCAATATGCCTTTCGTCCAAAGCGGTACTCCAAGCCCATTCTCCAATGCCAAGCTGCTGGAATCGCTATGGAAGAACCTCGAAGGGGCTTTCAAGACTCCCGGAGCAGAGCTACAGTCTCTTCTCAGCGGAAGAAGAATTCTTCTCACATGCTACGATGGCGATAGTGCTCGAGTTGCAACTAGTGTCCTGAGAGCCAAGGGATACGAGGCAGATAGTATCAGAGGTGGATTCCAAGCGCTGAACAAAATGAGACAAAGCTCAAATCAAACGCCAGTGGCTGGATCTCGGGAATCGTCGCCTTGGGTGGATTTGAGTCAGGAGGCGCTGAGTGTCGGGGCATCGCAGTCTACTCGCGTTTCGCTATAG
- a CDS encoding amidohydrolase ytcJ-like, which yields MARGLLTLCVSALLATASAVKPVVKPADVVFVNGEIYTMCPSNGHASALAVRGGKIEYVGSKKSADKYIGKNTKVIDLKGKMAMPGLVDSHMHVLSGGLFLLKCDLSYQTLPIEDVLEHIQGCIDGETGKTDDDWLEVVNMDYAGLVEKSGDVGKKQLDKLNTKRPIIIRSSDYHTVLANSRALELSDIDSSTKDPADGKIVRLPGSQEPSGALSDGASALLAGPPPPTAEENVQAGRAALKLLREAGITTFQEAAAGEEHHTLFSTIKAEDGLSARAYFDYRIEAPKSIDGVSALVKDVVKKLTPWHDNKAIGPKPTLKWQAIKAFIDGVITYPANTAALIDPYWAPLNSSNLNGKWAPDKNSLNNPYWNPAVLTKTLELLFLAGFDAQLHVDGDLAVRVGLNAAESFRKKYPHKDFRLGLAHDELSHEKDWPRFAKLKVDPIVSYQWAQLSSFYIPNTFKSLADYRKDNLQAWAEIEKAGRPLVYGSDWPIDPLDEFLALKVAVTRSGDPQNPNSPASQGPPFDGKFPGNGISRTSALQSITINGARFLRADKQIGSLEVGKLADIIILQNNFFKVPESKLGRQKVLLTMVGGEVVYVAEGQNFGVKAKFPNDDKTSAKLARRTIGGFNANALSERAKADAAKLRKRGTCVHRH from the exons aTGGCTCGTGGTCTTCTCACTCTTTGCGTCAGCGCGCTTCTCGCTACGGCGAGCGCTGTAAAGCCCGTCGTCAAGCCCGCAGATGTAGTCTTCGTCAATGGCGAGATCTACACCATGTGCCCGTCCAACGGGCATGCATCAGCTCTCGCCGTGCGCGGCGGAAAGATTGAGTACGTCGGCAGCAAGAAATCCGCCGACAAGTACATTGGCAAGAACACAAAGGTCATTGATCTCAAGGGAAAGATGGCCATGCCTGGTCTCGTCGACTCGCACATGCACGTTCTCTCTGGTGGCCTGTTTCTTCTCAAGTGCGATCTGAGCTACCAGACGCTGCCAATTGAGGATGTGCTAGAGCATATTCAGGGTTGCATTGATGGCGAGACTGGCAAGACGGATGATGATTGGCTTGAGGTTGTCAATATGGACTatgctggtcttgttgagaagagcggagatgttggaaagaagcagcttgacaagctcaacaccaagcgacccatcatcatccgatCCAGCGACTACCATACCGTCCTCGCCAATTCGCGCGCTCTCGAGCTCTCCGACATCGACTCCAGCACCAAGGACCCCGCCGATGGCAAGATTGTTCGTCTTCCTGGTAGCCAGGAGCCCTCTGGCGCTCTCTCAGATGGCGCTTCTGCCCTCCTCGctggtcctcctcctcccaccgCTGAGGAGAACGTCCAGGCCGGTCGCGCtgctctcaagcttcttcgcGAGGCTGGCATCACTACCTTCCAGGAAGCCGCTGCTGGTGAGGAGCATCACACTCTCTTCAgcaccatcaaggctgaagatggtCTCTCTGCGCGCGCGTACTTCGACTACCGCATCGAAGCGCCCAAGTCAATCGACGGTGTTTCCGCGCTCGTCAAggatgtcgtcaagaagcttacTCCTTGGCATGACAACAAGGCCATTGGTCCCAAGCCTACACTCAAGTGGCAGGCGATCAAGGCCTTCATCGACGGTGTTATCACTTATCCTGCCAACACCGCTGCTCTGATTGATCCCTACTGGGCACCCCTCAACAGCTCCAACCTCAATGGCAAATGGGCCCCCGATAAGAACTCCCTCAACAACCCTTACTGGAACCCTGCTGTTCTCACCAAGACCCTCgagcttcttttccttgctGGCTTTGACGCTCAATTGCACGTCGATGGCGACCTTGCTGTCCGTGTCGGTCTCAATGCTGCTGAGTCGTTCCGCAAGAAGTATCCCCACAAGGACTTCCGTCTCGGTCTTGCTCACGATGAGTTGTCGCATGAGAAGGACTGGCCTCGCTTTGCTAAGCTCAAGGTCGATCCTATCGTCAGTTACCAGTGGGCGCAGCTCAGCTCATTCTACATCCCCAACACGTTCAAGTCTCTCGCCGACTACCGAAAGGACAATCTTCAGGCTtgggctgagattgagaaggcgGGTCGACCTCTTGTTTATGGAAGTGATTGGCCT ATTGATCCTCTCGATGAGTTCCTCGCACTCAAGGTCGCCGTCACCCGCTCCGGTGATCCTCAGAACCCCAACTCCCCCGCATCTCAAGGCCCTCCCTTCGACGGAAAGTTTCCAGGCAACGGAATCTCCCGCACATCCGCTCTTCaatccatcaccatcaacggcGCGCGTTTCCTCCGCGCAGACAAGCAGATCGGCTCTCTCGAAGTAGGCAAGCTCGCAGACATTATCATCCTCCAaaacaacttcttcaaggtccCCGAGTCCAAACTCGGCCGCCAGAAGGTTCTGCTTACCATGGTCGGCGGCGAGGTGGTTTATGTGGCTGAAGGGCAGAACTTTggcgtcaaggccaagttccCTAACGATGACAAGACCAGCGCTAAGCTCGCCCGTCGAACTATCGGCGgcttcaacgccaacgcGCTATCAGAGAGGGCCAAGGCCGATGCGGCCAAGCTTCGAAAGCGCGGCACTTGCGTTCATAGGCATTAG